A region from the Marinobacter sp. SS13-12 genome encodes:
- the putP gene encoding sodium/proline symporter PutP, which yields MAIGVWISLFLYFALMIAIGVYAMRRATSSSEDYMLGGRALSPKVAALSAGASDMSGWLLLGLPGALFASGLGSAWIGIGLLVGAFFNWTLVAPRLREQTVHYGNAITIPSFLANRFPTQALSLRTVSAIVIVIFFAVYTASGLVAGGKLFESAFAGIFNFGGLSDYAVGIVITLGVVLAYTVVGGFLAVSMTDFVQGCIMMLALVIMPAVVLFGEGGGGFAQASQTLNEVDPTLLSWTEGLTFIGWLSAVTWGLGYFGQPHIIVRFMAIRTLKEVPVARNIGMGWMTISLIGAVSLGVFGRAYAIRNGLDIEDPETIFIILSNLLFHPLITGFLYAALLAAVMSTISSQLLVSSSSLTEDFYRLFLRKEADDKECVFVGRICVVLVGLVAAVIASDPDSQVLALVSNAWAGFGAAFGPLIILSLMWSRTNGAGAIAGMVTGAATVMIWISLGWNGEFMGGPGVYEIIPGFILSFIAILAVSSVTADAGEYQHITR from the coding sequence ATGGCTATTGGTGTTTGGATAAGTCTATTTCTTTATTTTGCGCTCATGATCGCCATCGGCGTTTATGCAATGCGCAGAGCTACGTCTTCATCCGAAGATTACATGTTGGGTGGGCGAGCACTCAGTCCAAAGGTGGCGGCGCTATCGGCCGGGGCATCAGACATGAGTGGTTGGTTGCTTCTGGGTCTTCCGGGGGCGCTGTTTGCATCGGGCCTGGGTTCGGCCTGGATCGGTATCGGCCTGCTTGTGGGTGCGTTCTTTAACTGGACCCTGGTGGCGCCACGGCTTCGTGAACAGACGGTTCACTATGGTAATGCGATCACCATTCCCTCGTTCCTGGCGAACCGGTTCCCGACTCAGGCACTGTCGCTGAGAACGGTATCCGCGATCGTTATCGTTATTTTCTTTGCGGTTTACACCGCGTCCGGCCTGGTTGCCGGCGGCAAGCTGTTTGAAAGTGCCTTTGCCGGAATCTTCAACTTCGGTGGGTTGAGTGATTACGCAGTGGGTATCGTCATCACGCTCGGCGTGGTTCTGGCCTACACCGTTGTTGGTGGTTTCCTGGCGGTGAGCATGACGGACTTTGTCCAGGGTTGCATCATGATGCTGGCGCTGGTGATTATGCCGGCGGTGGTGCTCTTTGGTGAAGGTGGCGGCGGTTTCGCCCAGGCGTCACAGACTCTGAATGAAGTCGACCCCACGCTACTGTCGTGGACGGAGGGACTGACCTTTATCGGCTGGCTGTCTGCGGTTACCTGGGGGCTTGGGTATTTTGGTCAGCCCCACATCATCGTGCGCTTTATGGCAATTCGCACTTTGAAAGAAGTACCTGTGGCTCGTAACATCGGTATGGGCTGGATGACTATTTCCCTGATTGGTGCCGTCTCTCTGGGCGTGTTCGGCCGGGCCTACGCCATTCGCAATGGATTGGATATAGAAGATCCGGAAACCATCTTTATCATTCTGTCGAACCTGCTGTTCCATCCGCTGATCACCGGTTTCCTCTATGCTGCCTTGCTTGCAGCAGTCATGAGCACCATCTCCAGCCAGCTTCTGGTGTCCTCATCGTCACTGACTGAAGACTTCTATCGTCTGTTCCTGCGCAAGGAAGCCGACGACAAGGAATGCGTATTTGTTGGCCGGATCTGTGTTGTACTGGTTGGTCTGGTTGCTGCCGTGATCGCCTCTGACCCGGATTCTCAGGTTCTGGCTCTGGTCAGTAACGCCTGGGCAGGTTTCGGTGCCGCCTTTGGCCCGCTGATCATCCTGTCGCTGATGTGGTCGCGCACCAACGGCGCGGGCGCCATCGCAGGCATGGTCACTGGTGCTGCTACCGTTATGATCTGGATTTCACTGGGCTGGAACGGTGAGTTCATGGGTGGCCCGGGTGTGTACGAGATCATTCCTGGCTTTATCCTTTCCTTCATTGCGATCCTGGCGGTGAGCAGTGTGACTGCAGATGCTGGTGAATATCAGCACATCACTCGCTGA